One Myxococcaceae bacterium JPH2 DNA window includes the following coding sequences:
- a CDS encoding DUF2183 domain-containing protein → MADLLPLLFRFAVQVDARYDALSRAVRRWLGIAPPLRILPYRGYGSHQQVVIKARVLEDRKVSPRQERHTVWSSAVASYKRYMTREVPGARVAVRWGEHRWEGVTDEEGFLELWVPPPEGVRSGWHNVELELLSPEPENVPRVLAPVNVAGPSAELGIISDIDDTVIVTGVTDVFQRAHALFLSDHRVRLPFPGVDAFYAALQAGASGSAGNPLFYVSSSPWNLYEHLDEFFALHRIPAGPLLLRDWGLSRHGFAPGGGHGHKREKIRGVLTTLPAMPFILIGDSGQEDAEHYRAIVREFPGRIRCVYIRKVPHHPRREAELALIAEDIRAAGSEMRSVDDTVSAARHAARAGWIRWEEVSEVEAHRREDAARP, encoded by the coding sequence ATGGCCGATCTGCTGCCCCTGCTCTTTCGCTTCGCCGTCCAGGTGGACGCTCGCTACGACGCGCTGAGCCGCGCGGTCCGGCGCTGGCTGGGCATTGCTCCGCCGCTGCGCATCCTGCCGTACCGGGGCTACGGCTCGCACCAGCAGGTGGTCATCAAGGCGCGCGTGTTGGAGGACCGGAAGGTGAGTCCGCGCCAGGAGCGCCACACGGTGTGGAGCAGCGCCGTGGCCTCCTACAAGCGGTACATGACGCGCGAGGTGCCCGGGGCGCGCGTGGCGGTGCGCTGGGGTGAGCATCGCTGGGAAGGCGTCACGGACGAAGAGGGCTTCCTGGAGCTGTGGGTGCCTCCGCCCGAGGGCGTGCGCTCGGGCTGGCACAACGTGGAGCTGGAGCTGCTCTCTCCCGAGCCGGAGAACGTCCCGCGCGTGCTCGCCCCGGTGAATGTGGCGGGCCCGAGCGCGGAGCTGGGCATCATCAGCGACATCGACGACACCGTCATCGTCACGGGCGTCACCGACGTGTTCCAACGCGCGCACGCGCTGTTCCTCAGCGACCACCGCGTGCGGCTGCCCTTCCCCGGCGTGGACGCCTTCTACGCGGCGCTGCAGGCGGGGGCCTCGGGATCGGCGGGCAACCCGCTGTTCTATGTCTCCAGCAGCCCGTGGAACCTCTACGAGCACCTGGACGAGTTCTTCGCGCTGCACCGCATCCCGGCGGGCCCGCTGCTGCTGCGCGACTGGGGCCTGTCTCGTCATGGCTTCGCGCCCGGCGGGGGCCATGGACACAAGCGCGAGAAGATTCGCGGCGTGCTCACCACGCTGCCCGCGATGCCGTTCATCCTGATTGGCGACAGCGGTCAGGAGGACGCCGAGCACTACCGCGCCATCGTCCGCGAGTTCCCGGGCCGCATCCGCTGCGTCTACATCCGCAAGGTGCCCCACCACCCGCGCCGCGAAGCCGAGCTGGCCCTCATCGCCGAGGACATCCGCGCGGCGGGCAGCGAGATGCGCTCCGTGGATGACACCGTGTCGGCGGCCCGCCACGCCGCCCGCGCCGGCTGGATTCGCTGGGAGGAGGTCTCCGAAGTGGAGGCCCACCGCCGCGAGGACGCCGCGCGCCCCTGA
- a CDS encoding WYL domain-containing protein: protein MRADRLVHLLMRLQARPRSTVGALARELQVSGRTVLRDLEALSTAGVPVTTTRGAGGGVSLMEGWRTQLTGLTRPELQALASVGAPGALEDLGLSGPLRTGLVKLAAALPSLQQPALEHARQRLLVDASGWFTTRERVPHLGVLRDAAWQDQRVTLTYQDFEGARTRRPVDPYGLVIKADRWYLVAGTEKGPRVFRGSRIEGARRRPQGFTRPADFDLNGFWKDWCARFATERPRYEVTLRCTEAGVAALRALRPPSEAARLDAALRGKRQVVLDFEREAIAVSQLCGVGAAVEVLAPEALRQRLGAVGAALQSLYGASGRRRSA, encoded by the coding sequence ATGCGCGCCGATCGACTCGTGCACTTGCTGATGCGGCTGCAAGCCCGCCCCCGGAGCACCGTGGGGGCCTTGGCGCGAGAGCTTCAGGTGTCCGGGCGCACGGTGCTGCGCGACCTGGAAGCGCTGTCCACGGCGGGTGTCCCGGTGACCACCACGCGAGGCGCGGGCGGTGGCGTGTCGCTGATGGAGGGTTGGCGCACGCAGCTCACGGGGCTGACGCGGCCGGAGCTTCAGGCGCTGGCCTCGGTGGGCGCGCCGGGAGCGCTGGAGGACCTGGGGCTTTCGGGTCCGCTGCGCACGGGGTTGGTGAAGCTGGCGGCGGCGCTGCCCTCGCTTCAGCAGCCGGCGCTGGAGCACGCGCGGCAGCGCTTGCTCGTGGATGCATCCGGGTGGTTCACGACGCGAGAGCGGGTGCCTCACCTGGGGGTGCTGCGCGATGCCGCGTGGCAGGACCAGCGCGTGACGTTGACGTACCAGGACTTCGAGGGCGCGCGCACCCGACGGCCGGTGGACCCCTACGGGCTCGTCATCAAGGCGGACCGTTGGTACCTGGTGGCGGGGACGGAGAAGGGGCCGCGCGTGTTCCGAGGCTCGCGCATCGAGGGCGCGCGGCGGCGGCCCCAGGGCTTCACGCGCCCGGCGGACTTCGACCTGAATGGCTTCTGGAAGGACTGGTGCGCGCGGTTCGCGACCGAGCGTCCCCGGTATGAAGTCACCCTGCGCTGCACGGAGGCCGGCGTGGCGGCGCTGCGTGCGCTGAGACCGCCCTCGGAGGCCGCGCGGCTGGACGCGGCGCTCCGAGGGAAGCGACAGGTGGTGCTCGACTTCGAGCGCGAGGCCATCGCGGTCTCGCAGCTCTGTGGGGTGGGGGCGGCGGTGGAGGTGCTGGCGCCGGAAGCGCTGAGGCAGCGGCTGGGCGCCGTGGGGGCGGCGCTCCAGTCGCTCTACGGCGCTTCCGGTCGACGGCGCTCCGCCTAG
- a CDS encoding SDR family NAD(P)-dependent oxidoreductase — protein sequence MKPLEGRIALVAGATRGAGRGIATMLGEAGATVYCTGRSVRGHLASGSQRPETLEETAERVTALGGKGIAVRVDHSVEAEVEALAQRIRSEAGHLDVLVNDIWGGESLMELGLPFWKQSAQKARLMFERAVFTHLLTSRHLVPMMVERNQGLIVEVTDGDSFGYRGAVAYDVTKMAVIRLAFAMSRDLRRTNVTALAVTPGFLRSEEMLDCFGVTEANWRDGARKDPNFIASETPAYVGRAVAALAADPNVKARAGRVVASWTLAREYGFTDLDGTQPHWADHFTRTYRQPYTVADDAAYASWMNGAIEVVAPDWPQY from the coding sequence ATGAAGCCACTCGAAGGACGGATTGCCCTGGTCGCAGGCGCGACGCGGGGCGCGGGGCGGGGAATCGCCACGATGCTGGGCGAGGCGGGGGCCACCGTGTACTGCACGGGGCGCAGCGTGCGCGGACACCTAGCCAGCGGCAGCCAGCGGCCAGAGACCCTCGAAGAGACGGCCGAGCGCGTGACGGCGCTGGGCGGCAAGGGCATCGCCGTGCGCGTGGACCACTCGGTGGAGGCGGAGGTGGAGGCGCTCGCTCAGCGCATCCGCTCCGAGGCCGGTCACCTGGACGTGCTCGTCAACGACATCTGGGGCGGCGAGTCACTGATGGAGCTGGGCCTGCCCTTCTGGAAGCAGTCCGCGCAGAAGGCGCGGCTCATGTTCGAGCGCGCCGTCTTCACGCACCTCCTCACCAGCCGTCACCTCGTGCCGATGATGGTGGAGCGCAACCAGGGCCTCATCGTCGAGGTGACGGACGGCGACTCGTTCGGGTACCGCGGCGCGGTCGCCTATGACGTCACGAAGATGGCGGTCATCCGCCTAGCGTTCGCGATGTCGCGCGACCTGCGGCGCACGAACGTCACCGCGCTCGCCGTCACCCCGGGCTTCCTCCGCTCGGAGGAGATGCTGGACTGCTTCGGCGTGACGGAGGCCAACTGGCGCGACGGCGCCCGGAAGGACCCCAACTTCATCGCATCCGAGACGCCCGCGTATGTGGGCCGGGCCGTGGCGGCGCTCGCGGCCGACCCGAACGTGAAGGCTCGAGCCGGCCGCGTCGTCGCGTCATGGACCCTGGCCCGTGAGTATGGCTTCACGGACCTGGATGGCACCCAGCCGCACTGGGCCGACCACTTCACGCGGACCTATCGCCAGCCGTACACCGTGGCGGACGACGCGGCATATGCCTCGTGGATGAACGGGGCGATTGAAGTCGTCGCCCCGGACTGGCCTCAATACTGA
- a CDS encoding amidohydrolase, producing MTTKRPSAETPVPIADRIFEGGTILTMNDAQPTAEAVALKGDTILAVGTRDAVLRHRGPNTEVVSLRGRTMLPGFVDGHSHLGAMVDTWGWPDLSPPPAGEVASLEDILDRLRLHLEAHAPPPGSTIVAVGYDDSRLKEKRHPLADELDRVSTTHALVLIHVSGHLATANHLALTQAGYVKGVEDPPGGSIWRDDKGEPTGVVTEQAVFGLLAHLPPKTPEEQLTTLEDVQWHYASRGITTAQEGQTSPASLALLEEAARQHRLLIDIVAYPKWTTVGDTLVQHPVRSSSRVPHRHDCDREPRGAASSSPGLLADFKARKHVGTYVGRLKVGGVKITADGSPQGKTAYLTQPYVKPPEGKPESYRGEPVVSQEELDGWFDRAYAEGLQLLVHCNGDAAADMMISAVRKARTLQGPKALRPVMIHAQTVREDQLDAMRDLGILPSYFNAHTYYWGDWHMQETLGPARALRISPLASTLKRGMPLSIHSDAPVIPLEPMLLVDAAVNRTSLTGVVVGEEQRIAVMEALKALTVGNAILYSEEGTKGTIEPGKRADLVVLSSNPLTVSQHTLKDIRVLLTVKDGRDLFTGYAWRAGRDASSLREEAG from the coding sequence ATGACCACGAAACGCCCCTCCGCTGAGACCCCCGTCCCCATCGCTGACCGCATCTTCGAGGGCGGCACCATCCTGACGATGAATGACGCCCAGCCCACGGCAGAGGCCGTGGCCTTGAAGGGCGACACGATTCTCGCGGTGGGCACGCGTGACGCGGTGCTGCGCCACCGCGGGCCGAACACGGAGGTGGTGTCCCTGCGAGGCCGCACGATGTTGCCGGGCTTCGTGGATGGCCACTCGCACCTGGGCGCCATGGTGGACACCTGGGGCTGGCCGGACTTGAGCCCTCCTCCGGCGGGTGAGGTCGCGAGCCTGGAGGACATCCTGGACCGGCTGCGGCTGCACCTGGAGGCGCACGCGCCGCCGCCGGGCTCCACCATCGTGGCGGTGGGGTATGACGACTCTCGGCTCAAGGAGAAGCGTCACCCGCTGGCGGACGAACTGGATCGCGTCTCCACCACGCACGCGCTGGTCCTCATCCACGTCTCCGGGCACCTGGCCACGGCCAACCACCTGGCGTTGACCCAGGCCGGCTACGTGAAGGGCGTGGAGGATCCGCCGGGCGGCTCCATCTGGCGCGACGACAAGGGCGAGCCCACCGGCGTGGTGACGGAGCAAGCGGTCTTCGGGCTCCTGGCGCACCTGCCGCCGAAGACGCCCGAGGAGCAGCTGACCACGCTGGAGGATGTCCAATGGCACTACGCCAGCCGGGGCATCACCACCGCGCAGGAAGGACAGACATCGCCGGCCTCGCTGGCGCTGTTGGAAGAGGCGGCGCGACAGCATCGGCTGCTCATCGACATCGTCGCGTATCCGAAGTGGACCACGGTGGGAGACACGCTCGTGCAGCACCCGGTGCGCAGCTCCTCGCGCGTGCCGCACCGGCATGACTGTGACCGCGAGCCCCGAGGCGCCGCGTCGTCGTCGCCAGGACTGCTGGCCGACTTCAAGGCGCGCAAGCACGTGGGCACCTACGTGGGGCGCCTCAAGGTGGGCGGCGTGAAGATCACCGCGGACGGCTCGCCGCAGGGCAAGACGGCCTACCTCACGCAGCCGTACGTGAAGCCGCCGGAGGGCAAGCCCGAGTCATACCGGGGCGAGCCGGTGGTGAGCCAGGAGGAGCTGGACGGCTGGTTCGACCGGGCCTACGCGGAGGGGCTCCAGCTCCTGGTGCACTGCAACGGGGACGCGGCCGCGGACATGATGATCTCGGCCGTGCGCAAGGCGCGCACGCTGCAGGGCCCCAAGGCGCTGCGGCCGGTGATGATCCACGCGCAGACGGTGCGCGAGGACCAACTGGATGCGATGCGCGACCTGGGCATCCTCCCCAGCTACTTCAACGCGCACACGTACTACTGGGGCGACTGGCACATGCAGGAGACGCTGGGGCCGGCGCGCGCGCTGCGCATCAGCCCGCTGGCGTCCACGCTGAAGCGCGGGATGCCGTTGTCCATCCACTCGGACGCGCCGGTGATTCCGCTGGAGCCCATGCTGCTGGTGGACGCGGCGGTGAACCGCACCAGCCTGACGGGCGTGGTGGTGGGCGAGGAGCAGCGCATCGCCGTGATGGAGGCGCTCAAGGCGCTCACCGTGGGCAACGCCATCCTCTACTCGGAAGAGGGCACGAAGGGCACCATCGAGCCGGGCAAGCGCGCGGACCTGGTGGTGCTCTCCAGCAATCCGCTCACGGTGTCCCAGCACACGCTCAAGGACATCCGCGTGCTGCTCACCGTGAAGGACGGCCGGGACTTGTTCACCGGCTATGCGTGGCGCGCGGGCCGAGACGCCTCGTCCCTCCGAGAAGAGGCGGGCTGA
- a CDS encoding M4 family metallopeptidase: MQRKTYGLWAGLALGVSACGMEDAPKAAPDTESLASALSALPDAHVLDAHPDGVPTFVKGDLGTAGRGLSGASARQAHALLEPALARALPVFRLELADVVPQDVRQDAQGNVHVRYAQVKAGLPVVGEALRVHLDATGRLYAVNGSARDGEPEPAAARIAPEAAVRVALTSTPGAREASPPREVFLRPTPEAALVRAFEVRVTGEEEDGTPVKARVYVGAEDAAVVRRRSEIRTLLRREVCSWKSHKCAVEGIPAWDPTLDVPLAKLGEFYNCFNTLFQRDSFDNSGAKLVATVNYMTNYANAYWDGTQLMCGDGDGVNLSSPCMDAEPVVHELTHAITETSSNLDSVGESGALNESISDIFTATCQSLASGTWSMGEDIWKIGEAVWTPPIAGDALRYMQDPKRDGDSLDYYPDFSPTIDPHYGSGIPSLAFKLLSTGGTHPRGRSTVNVPGIGIEKAARIMYRANDDYFVASTNFAQARILLKQVASDLGYDMSVQLAVDAAWEAVGLGAVPPPVTCTTLANDAQVTGLSGASGSEKYYCLNVPANTSATVRITSGATGDADLYTRFGFAPTPTLYDCRPYLSGSNETCTLAGTLPAGTQWILLKGYSAYSGVTLSVHY; encoded by the coding sequence ATGCAGCGGAAGACGTATGGGTTGTGGGCCGGCTTGGCGCTCGGTGTCTCGGCGTGTGGGATGGAGGATGCCCCCAAGGCAGCCCCGGACACGGAGAGCCTCGCATCGGCGTTGAGCGCGCTGCCGGATGCTCACGTCCTGGACGCGCACCCGGATGGGGTGCCCACCTTCGTGAAGGGAGACCTGGGCACCGCGGGACGAGGGCTCTCGGGCGCCTCGGCGCGGCAGGCCCATGCGCTGCTGGAGCCGGCGCTGGCGCGGGCGCTGCCAGTGTTCCGGCTCGAGCTGGCGGACGTGGTGCCCCAGGACGTGCGGCAGGACGCGCAGGGCAACGTGCACGTGCGCTACGCGCAGGTGAAGGCGGGCCTCCCCGTGGTGGGCGAGGCGCTGCGCGTCCACCTCGACGCGACGGGGAGGCTCTACGCGGTGAACGGCTCGGCGCGAGACGGCGAGCCCGAGCCCGCGGCGGCCCGCATCGCCCCCGAGGCCGCGGTGCGGGTGGCCCTCACGTCCACGCCCGGAGCGCGCGAGGCGAGCCCGCCGCGCGAGGTCTTCTTGCGGCCCACGCCCGAGGCCGCGCTGGTGCGCGCCTTCGAGGTGAGGGTGACGGGCGAGGAGGAAGACGGGACGCCGGTGAAGGCCCGCGTCTACGTGGGCGCGGAGGACGCCGCGGTGGTGAGGCGCCGCTCGGAGATTCGCACCCTGCTCCGGCGCGAGGTCTGCTCATGGAAGTCGCACAAGTGCGCCGTCGAGGGGATTCCCGCGTGGGACCCCACGCTCGACGTTCCGCTCGCGAAGCTGGGTGAGTTCTACAACTGCTTCAACACCCTCTTCCAACGGGACTCCTTCGACAACTCGGGCGCGAAGCTGGTGGCGACCGTGAACTACATGACGAACTACGCGAACGCCTACTGGGATGGGACCCAGTTGATGTGTGGCGACGGCGACGGGGTCAACCTGAGCTCGCCGTGCATGGATGCGGAACCCGTCGTGCACGAGCTCACCCACGCCATCACGGAGACGTCGTCCAACCTCGACTCCGTGGGCGAGTCCGGCGCGCTCAACGAGTCCATCTCGGACATCTTCACCGCCACCTGCCAGAGCCTGGCCTCGGGCACGTGGAGCATGGGCGAGGACATCTGGAAGATTGGCGAGGCTGTCTGGACGCCGCCCATCGCCGGGGACGCCTTGCGCTACATGCAGGACCCCAAGCGGGATGGGGACTCGCTGGACTACTACCCGGACTTCTCGCCCACCATCGACCCGCATTACGGCTCGGGCATCCCGAGCCTGGCGTTCAAGCTGCTGTCCACCGGCGGCACGCACCCGCGAGGCAGGTCGACGGTGAACGTGCCGGGCATCGGCATCGAGAAGGCCGCGCGCATCATGTATCGCGCCAACGACGACTACTTCGTCGCCTCCACCAACTTCGCCCAGGCGCGGATCCTCTTGAAGCAGGTGGCCTCGGACCTGGGCTACGACATGTCCGTGCAGCTCGCCGTGGACGCGGCGTGGGAGGCCGTGGGGCTGGGCGCCGTGCCGCCTCCCGTCACTTGCACCACGCTGGCCAATGACGCGCAGGTGACCGGGCTGTCTGGCGCCTCGGGCTCGGAGAAGTACTACTGCTTGAACGTGCCGGCCAACACCTCGGCCACGGTGCGCATCACCAGCGGCGCCACGGGAGACGCGGACCTCTACACGCGCTTCGGATTCGCGCCCACGCCGACCCTGTATGACTGCCGTCCGTACCTGTCGGGTAGCAATGAAACATGCACCCTGGCGGGTACCCTGCCCGCGGGCACGCAGTGGATTCTCCTGAAAGGCTATTCGGCCTACAGCGGCGTCACGCTCTCCGTCCATTACTGA